In bacterium 336/3, the following proteins share a genomic window:
- a CDS encoding 8-amino-7-oxononanoate synthase, whose protein sequence is MDLFERLLKDRGPLGQHSKEAHGYFTFPKLEGEIAPRMTFRGKEVLTWSLNNYLGLANHPEVRKADAESAAKWGMAYPMGARMMSGNSNQHEELEARLSKFVGKEDTVLVNFGYQGIMSAIDCLMTRHDVIVYDSLSHACIIDGVRLHMGKRFVYPHNDMESLETQLKRATRIIEQTGGSILVITEGVFGMEGTMGNLKDVVALKKKYEFRLLVDDAHGFGTMGATGAGSGEAQGCQDGIDIYFSTFAKSMASIGAFLSADAQVCDYLRYNMRSQIFAKTLPMPLVEGALKRLELLQTRPELRENLWKIVNALQTKLRAKGFNIGRTVSPVTPVFFQGGKGEATKMALDLRENYNIFCSVVAYPVIPKDRIMLRLIPTAVHTLEDVDITIAAFEEVAVKLKDGAYAGEAIAVPDMKNS, encoded by the coding sequence GTGGATTTATTTGAAAGATTATTGAAAGATAGAGGACCTTTAGGACAACATTCTAAAGAGGCTCATGGTTATTTTACATTCCCTAAGTTGGAAGGTGAAATTGCCCCAAGAATGACTTTTAGAGGCAAAGAAGTTTTGACTTGGAGTTTAAATAACTACTTAGGTTTGGCTAACCATCCTGAAGTTCGTAAGGCAGATGCAGAATCAGCTGCAAAGTGGGGAATGGCTTACCCTATGGGTGCAAGAATGATGTCAGGAAACTCAAACCAACATGAAGAGTTAGAAGCTCGTCTTTCTAAATTTGTAGGTAAAGAAGATACAGTGCTTGTAAACTTTGGTTATCAAGGTATTATGTCAGCAATTGATTGTTTGATGACACGCCATGATGTAATTGTTTATGATTCTCTTTCGCATGCTTGTATCATTGATGGAGTACGTTTACATATGGGTAAGCGTTTTGTGTATCCTCATAATGATATGGAGTCATTAGAAACGCAATTAAAAAGAGCAACTCGTATCATTGAACAAACAGGAGGTTCTATCCTTGTAATTACAGAAGGTGTATTTGGTATGGAGGGAACAATGGGCAATCTAAAAGATGTAGTTGCTCTTAAAAAGAAATACGAATTCCGTTTGCTTGTAGATGATGCTCATGGTTTTGGAACAATGGGTGCAACTGGAGCAGGTTCTGGTGAGGCTCAAGGATGTCAAGACGGTATAGATATTTATTTCTCTACATTTGCAAAATCTATGGCAAGTATTGGAGCTTTCCTTTCTGCTGATGCTCAAGTGTGTGATTATTTGCGTTATAACATGCGTTCACAAATTTTTGCTAAAACACTTCCAATGCCTCTTGTAGAAGGAGCTTTGAAACGTTTGGAATTGCTACAAACTCGTCCAGAATTACGTGAAAACCTTTGGAAAATAGTAAATGCTTTACAAACCAAATTAAGAGCTAAAGGCTTCAATATTGGTCGTACAGTATCACCTGTTACACCTGTGTTTTTCCAAGGAGGTAAAGGAGAGGCTACTAAAATGGCATTAGATTTACGTGAAAATTACAATATTTTCTGTTCTGTAGTAGCTTATCCTGTAATCCCTAAAGATAGAATTATGTTGCGTTTAATCCCTACAGCTGTTCATACACTTGAAGATGTAGATATAACTATTGCAGCTTTTGAAGAAGTAGCTGTAAAACTTAAAGATGGAGCTTATGCTGGTGAAGCTATTGCTGTTCCTGATATGAAAAATAGCTAA
- a CDS encoding alpha/beta hydrolase — protein sequence MDLQTKKEGDYTYIDEGQGEILLLLHGLFGALSNWKAVINEFSNSYRVVIPMMPVYDLPLKNTGIESLTDFIEGFVEFKKLQNVTLLGNSLGGHIALNYTLRNQSNVKSLVLTGSSGLFENTMGGSYPKRGSFDYIKDRVEYTFFDPKTATEDLVLEVFEITKSIPKCMKIVAIAKSAQRHNMAKDIPKIKIPTLLIWGLNDTITPPLVAYEFDDRMPNTELRFIDKCGHAPMMEHPEKFNAILHQFLHRLGYVSENVA from the coding sequence ATGGACTTACAGACTAAAAAAGAAGGAGATTATACATACATAGATGAAGGACAAGGAGAGATTTTATTGTTGCTTCATGGACTTTTTGGAGCTTTAAGCAACTGGAAAGCAGTTATAAATGAATTTTCAAATAGTTATAGAGTAGTAATTCCTATGATGCCTGTTTATGACTTACCTCTCAAAAATACAGGTATAGAATCATTAACAGATTTTATTGAAGGTTTTGTCGAATTTAAAAAATTACAGAACGTTACCCTTTTAGGAAATTCTTTAGGTGGACATATTGCACTAAATTATACACTTCGTAATCAAAGTAATGTGAAAAGCTTAGTACTGACTGGTAGTTCTGGACTTTTTGAAAATACAATGGGAGGCTCTTATCCCAAACGTGGAAGTTTCGACTATATCAAAGATAGGGTAGAATATACCTTCTTTGACCCCAAAACAGCTACAGAAGACTTGGTGTTAGAGGTTTTCGAAATTACTAAAAGTATTCCGAAATGTATGAAAATTGTAGCCATTGCCAAATCTGCTCAAAGACACAATATGGCAAAGGATATCCCTAAAATAAAAATCCCAACACTTCTAATTTGGGGACTAAATGATACAATTACTCCTCCATTGGTTGCTTATGAATTTGATGATAGAATGCCTAATACAGAGTTGCGTTTTATTGATAAATGTGGACATGCCCCGATGATGGAACATCCAGAAAAATTTAATGCAATCTTGCATCAATTCTTACATAGGCTTGGATATGTAAGTGAAAATGTAGCATAG